The following DNA comes from Paraburkholderia phytofirmans PsJN.
GGCATGGGTTTCGTTCGGCATGGGAATTGCCTTCTTTTTGCGTTCGATCCTCCTCGATATTCCATTTGGGCAGATCCGGTATGACGATCGACACTCTCAGCGACAGCCTGTCCAGTCCAACGCTCACGCCGCAGCCGAGCTTCCGTGTGCAGACCTGCGTTGCGCACGACGCCGACGAACAGGCGCGCAATCTTCATGGGTGGAGCCAGACCTACGACCAGTTGACGGCAGGATGTTTTGTCGGCGGCCTGACGGAGCTGTGCCTCGATCACATGCAGGTGTTCGTCGAAACGACCAGCCACACGCTGCGGCAAACCTGCGAGGTGCAAAAGGACGCGTACTGGTTCGGTGTCCCGACTTGCCCCGCGGGTTCGGGACGCATCGACGCTCAGGTAATTGCCGGCGATGCGCTCGCGTTTCGTCCAGGCGGCATCGAATTCGAACTGCTGACTTCGGCGGGTTACGAGATTTTTGGTGTGGTCGTCAAAGGCGAAGTGCTGCGCCGTTACGCGGCGGAAGTGGAGCGCGTCGGTCTGACGGATCATGTGCCGAACACGCAAGTCGTGCCGATCGGCATGGCTCGCAAGCAGCAGTTGTGCGCCACGCTGCGTCAATTGCTCGACGATGGCGCGGCGCGCGGCACGCCGCTCTCTTCGGTCGCGCGCAACAATCTGCAGGCGTCGGTGCTGGCTTCGCTCTTCGACGTCGGCGCGTTGCCGGCGTCGGAGCCGGTCGCGATGCCGGCGCGGC
Coding sequences within:
- a CDS encoding helix-turn-helix domain-containing protein, producing MTIDTLSDSLSSPTLTPQPSFRVQTCVAHDADEQARNLHGWSQTYDQLTAGCFVGGLTELCLDHMQVFVETTSHTLRQTCEVQKDAYWFGVPTCPAGSGRIDAQVIAGDALAFRPGGIEFELLTSAGYEIFGVVVKGEVLRRYAAEVERVGLTDHVPNTQVVPIGMARKQQLCATLRQLLDDGAARGTPLSSVARNNLQASVLASLFDVGALPASEPVAMPARPRRQSIVSEARDYVLINRERAVSVPELCEQLHVSRRTLQYCFQDVLGIAPATYLRAIRLNGARRDLSNASRESRSVQDVAAAWGFWHLSQFATDYRKLFGMRPSDTLKAAIGSHHHPIADERSFAH